ttaaaattgagaaaggaaatggtgaatatgtcaaagcgacaaccacccgaccacaTATATTTAGTCAATATAAATGAGCTTGTTGGGGATATCTTTCCATGTCACCgttgatattttatatatacacacaATAAGATTATTTTGCATGTGCaaacatgggattcaataatttagACTTAGTATTATTGATTTTGATAGGCCCTGAACTATTAAAGGTTAGAAATAAAGCGTAACGATCAAGATATGTGTTGAACTATCAGACGGTTTATTTAATGAACTAAGCAGTAGACGTTGACACAAAAAATAACCATGGCACAGTTTGTTGGGAAATGGAAAACTATCAATTCAACAAGGAAAAACTATGAGGAATACTGTTCAAGTTCAGGTAATTCTATGTTTTGCATTATAACTTTATGTTTTAATGAATAGGCTGCTATTTAACAAACGACTGTTAAaaatctgcttatccttccgaaGCACCTGCTATCACGTCACTTTTTGATGatgttcgtgttgctcagacttTGGTTTTCGATGATGTTGtctgtgtattattgtttgtctcttAGGTATTTTTTTAAGCCATAGctgtgtcagtttattttcaacttatgagtttgaatttgcCTTTGGCATCCTTTTCCTCTCTTTGAAGACAAACAACTTTGTTAGTTTAGTTAATCATTGATGGTCATGCGCCAAGAGGAAAGCATTTTTGAGTATATATGCTACAGCTGTCCTCAGTTTTCTATGTGATTGGGTTGCCGTCTCATGACGTAAACCCATATCTTATTTTATCCATAACGGCATGTAACTAGCTAACAATTTCAATATCAACGAGTAAATAAGCACGGATGTACTAAAATATAGGACAAAATGTGTTAGGATCTTATCGACGAAAGAAAACAAGCATTATATCGCATATACTATAATACCTTGTACCCTTAGATAAAAGTAGCGGATATTACCTGTACCTAGATATGACATGAACAATATCTCCACTACAACAGataataaaagttattaaaatagtCAAAGTATCCTTTATAAAATAGTTAATAATTTGTGTCGAacctgcaacttttgtcgcaaaagcgaggcaaagcgatcctacattccgtcgtcgtcggcggcggcgttggtgtccacaaatattcactctgtggtaaaagtttttgaaattttaataaccttCTTGAATTATCATGGATTTTCGCCAATATTaaacagaagcttatttatggtCATAAGTTAGTATTCAGTAgtacattttgtaaaagaaatcctgtttatccgtattttactctTTAAAAATGGACTTATTGTTCTCTAAACATTAAATTCACTCCGTggttaaagttgtttttttcaaattttaataactttcttaaactatccttgattttttttttatcaaatttgcacagacgcttgtttatgatcataaccTATAATATGcagtttttaaaatatctattagattcataaaccatcctTAATTTtttccaaacttggacagaagttttttacaatcaaaagaaATAATCTAGAGGAAATGTTTTAATAGTGTTATCccgtttttgttgagcctgtgacttACAGCAAAAGTAGGAGAGACACTTGGCTCCgtagaacccttacaaatttttaaaacaaatctgcCTGTTTGACAATGTTGTTTCCCAATTAAAGTCCTAATTCCCCAAGCAGTGGCAGCATATGGTAAGGGAAGCTCCAAATTCTCATAGCAGTGGTAAACCATTTAAACAAATACGGGTGCAAATATATCCTATTTCCGATACAATTTGAAGGATATATTGTTATCATCATTATATGTTATACTATTTATATATAGCAGAAATTaactatttatttcatttttgttctaaaaaaaagttgttaTGTTTTCAGAAAAAATGGGTTGTCATTTGTTATGTTGACTATCGCAAACgttatatatgtatgttcatgcATTCATTTAAGGAACCGTATCtctaaatcttaaaaaaaataatgttgttgcAAATACTTAAATATTTGATGTTTATTCACTACGACTAGGTAGTTGTTATATTTCAATACTGAAATACTTTATCTTGAGTAAGATTTTATCCGACAACATTATAGTAAAGCTTTTGATCACAAAACATGCCCTTTCTTTGACATTTTTGTATGTTAGATAATACAATGCGATTGATTGATATTTCAAGGTATTCATTTTGGTAAAGAAAATTGATCACGATGcgggcattttgttttctgaagGTATACCAAAAGATCTAATTGACAAGTACAGAGACGTAGTAACAGTTATGGACATGAAACAGGATGGAGACAAATGGTTAATCACATATGACACTGGTCTAGGACCTCCACAGTCTTTCACATTTATATTGGGACAAGAATTAGTAACAAAAGATCTTGAAGGCAAAGGTGTAAAGGTAAATATGCCAAAGTTGCTGTATCCTTTTTTTTACTCCATGCATATTTGGCCTTTGTCAAAGTCGTCACGTCGTTCTAGAATATGAGTTTTATAATGCTCTTTAACTTATTTGGCCTTCGGTTTGTTTTGATTCGAGTGCCACTATTTAGACAAATAGAAACGCCTCACTTATATGCCGCACTTTGTTGTTAATTACTTTCATTGTCACAGTCAACTTTTTAGTGCATTTGTCATGACATGAAATACAGTTAAAAACATCCAAAAATATCGATGAAGGTTTATAACTATTCGATCCGTCGGTCTAACGGTCGGAGGGTGAGCGAGAAAGCAAATACCTTATACTGCTGAGCTTATCGTAATAATATTAATTGATATTTGTGttggataaaataaaaatatgtatagtaGTATTGCCAATGCAATAACTCGCCAGTAGAAACCAactgacacagaatttaacaactgTAAGTcacgtaccaagtcaggaatatgacagttcttgtccattcgtttttgatgcgttttgttatttgattatgccatgtgattatggacttttcgaattgattttcctctaagttcagtatttttgtgattttactttttacggttcatccttcaacaatgacaacaCCTCATACAGCAAAATCAGCTACAAAAATCCCTGTGCTGaccaatttaaatcaaataacggcctgatttatgaacaaaataatgaacgtAAAACAAACCTTATACATATagcaacagacgacaaccactgaaattggaCAAAACACATACAGTGGAGGGGCTAAGCTAGTTGTCTGGCGCCAATACCCCTAACAAATTTGGCTGGGTTATaggtttgtattttttatttatggcTCTCGAACTTTTTTTATCAGAACGTCACTGGTTTGTGTTGTGTggacgaaaaaagtaaaatcacaaaaatactgaactcagaggaaaataaatacggaaagtccataatcacatggcaaaaaacaaataacaaaacacatcaaaaacgaatggacaagaactttcatattcctgacttggtacaagcattttagaaacgcgcgtctggcgtattaaatttcaaacctggtaccttttgttagctattattcgtgtttccctgtcctatatgttctcccatttatttgtattgtagccctatcaatgatgtcattgtaatgttatatttaacattgccataaaagcgggaggtttagcatgtcacaaaaccaggttcaaccaaccattatttttattatcaaaatgtcctgtatcaagtcaggaaaatggtcattgtaatattatagttcgtttctttgtgtgttccattttaatgttgtgtttctggtgagtctctgttgtgtcgtagttctcctcttatatttgatgtgttccctcagttttagtttgtaacccggatttgtttttttctcaatcgatttatgaatttcgaacagcggtatactactgctgcgtttatttaacagtacaacataagaacatactataaaaaaaaacagttgaaaagggCATAACTAATCAGATCGACATGAAGCAGATAAACATCTAACATAAACACAGACCTTGCAGACGTAGCAGGGGTTTTATACATCTCCGTAAcaaaagtacattaagtacagatctgagagtacttgcagttactgacagcttatTCAAACCAATATTAACTAGAAAAAAACTATCATGTATCGGAGACTTAAATATCAGTACACATTCATCGTACAATGAAAATTCAGGAAGTGTTAAGACGTCAATAACAGTCAGGGAAAACTTGATATCAAGCAATGCCAAGACATAGGTATTGACGATTCGTAAAACCGTACATGTGcttatgtatataacaataatggTTTTTTGCTAACTATATCTAAATTCATTTTAAACCTATGCAATTTCTAAACACATCCATTTTGCAGGCTACAGCAACTCTAAGTGAGGATGGCATATGGACTGACAAAACTAGTCATGAAATAATGGGATATAAAGAAACAATCACCACAAAACGAGTTGAAGGAAATAAAATGATTGctgtaaggtttttttttattattaacacGCACCTGAAAGAACAAAATCCTACTGCATAgctacacacacacacatatatatatatatatatatatacaactcgtctaaacatcaacccaacaatgttagatctgtaaatttgctttcgcaaatttttggttcttccctcgccgggattcaaacccatgctactgtgatatcgtaccaccaaatcgcctgcactgcagccgtcccgctagaccacacgaccacctgggctctcaaaaaaaagagctttcgctggccgtgtgttacctttccacgtcagtttttagcggcgtactacagtacatgatatataaggcatgaagatgttattgttacagatcagctaaattatctatagtaaaggatcctacaaattaatgtattatacagtcacagaaaataattatatttataagtaagtctgagtcagtgacaactctacaacagatgtatccatcggatcgccatcaatgatggtgatacatggctgtgtacataatgtatatacaactcgtctaaacatcaacccaacaatgttagatctgtaaatttgctttcgcaaatttttggttcttccctcgccgggattcgaacccatgctactgtgatatcgtgacaccaaatcgcttTGCTATTTGTATTCTATAAGCCTAGATTTCATTGATACTCCAAACTTaagaatttcaaacattttataattGCCTTTCGACATAAAACACACatagatatgaaaaaaattattgtcCTCTTGAATGATGATAAAAGTTAAGGGAATAAGAAAATGTGTGATTGCCAAACGAAACAACTTTCcaacaaaaatcaaatgacagAAATGCGCCACAAAGGTCATCATTCGACCTTCATCAAACGGCAAAAcagttttttaattcaaattaaaaaaccaTGGGCCTGAATTATGtacaaaacgaaaaacaaatatgatttactGCGACCCAATGACAATTACAGGCGACTGATAAAAAACATACATTTGTTTGAATATGCTGGATATAATCAAACgagtcaaaacacaaaaacattaactatcaaaaacaaaaatcccCACTCGGCAGATAGAAGTCAACACATTGCAAGCTCAAAGTTCTATTATAGTATATAAAGACACACTTTTATTGATAATTAGCCGTtcttacaaaaacaaatcatataaCAGCTAGAACAACAGTGCAAAAAATCACgattttaatcaattttcaaagaaaagctatgcacatttttaaaatcaatattgcCGGTCTATCGTATTTAAACTCTTGCTTCTCAgtttattttgaaataagaactttatgaaatatttcaagtGTGCGATTTATTTTAGTCCTTAATGCTTATACTTAGTGTTTTTTACTTGATGCCTGTGCCATTTAATGAGTGTTTTTCAATTAATTCTTATGCCAATTTATGATTGTTTTTCCCTTAATGCCTATGCCATTGTATGAATGTTATTCATGTTTTTTAGTCAACAACATGTGGTGGAGTGACTATGACCTATGAACTTGAGAAGCAGTAACTAGTAATCTGCAATAAAACAGTAGTGCCAAAGATTTTAGAAACATGCTTCTCGTTTTATTTACTTTCTATGTACATGCATAGTTGCTTACATGGACGAAAGGAGAAACGAAAAACCAATGTTTAACGTCGCTTAATTTCCTACTAGATTAAACTAATATGTTCTTGTTTGCGTCgttgattttgaaataataatatacaattatggcccgtagAAGAGGTGAATTTCCAAAATTGccaacacgagaaggttatttcattgagggcgcagcccgaagtgaaataacttttgagggttgacaattttggatatttatCGATTCTAAGGGGCCACACTTGGTTTATTACAAAGAAATAACAGTGGAAGGGCATTTCGAACACTTactagtctatttttttttaacataacaaatagactgacgtttgaaaatacatttgttttcGTTTTTCTCGATCGTACAACAAAAGCCctagaatctttttgtaaaatattgatggccctgaaaaggaccgtttataagaGATATCATCGTCTGCTGGCACTACCAGCTCTATTTATTTCCAATGCTATATTTCCTCGTCTctctgccattttgtttatttacgtcggtgacgtcattttcatggtggtaactcaagtacaaataaacaaaaaaggttATTCATCGCTTGTGTAAATTTTTAGGGTTATTTCTCCTTCCTtgcaaatgaataaaaattaactgaattattcTGTGTCACGTGATTACGtttcacccaatagaattgtttgaaatatatgtaatGTATAATATTACACGTTGTTCAACATCagttttaaatagaataaaaaaacgGACGACTATAACCGTATTGTAAtgccatatatatatactgtattcACAAcgtaatgaaaatattttgctCAAGATAATTGCACTCCAAACATTGAAAGAGAACTATAATAATAGCTAGTTATGCCTtcaatcatgtacatgtattaaatttaatttgacGACCTTATTTTTATCAGTGCATTATTGAGACTAAgttttatctattttaaatgtacttgaatttaaaaaggtttaaaaaacGTAACGATCACGATATGCGTTCAACTTTCAGACGGTTTATTTAATGAACTATGCAGTAGACGTCGAGACAGAAAATAACCATGGCACAGTTTGtcagaaaatgaaaatatcaatcCAACAagaaaaaactgtttttttttttatctacatgcCAGATTGATGTTTGACTTTTCAGCATGCGAATGATTTAAGATTCGCAACTTAAGAGTAGAGACAACAAACTCATGATTTGTACATGATATATACCAAAaccacggtgggtaaggttgtcctgcgagagaacgttctgtgctggtgattcggtcctgacgggcactggtgggtcctgattctgtgctggcgTGCtggtatcagaacggcaataaagcTACTGTTGTGTTGCTTATTTTCTTTATACGTCTTGGGTACCATGCAAAAAacaatataacattttttattgcaaaagtcgtgcaagttcgcaAGACAAAATTGTCCTGACGATATGCTGGTTATTAGAAAAattgtcctgatactgtgctggtgggtacTGGTTCTATGCccttatattttagttaaaagttgcaaatattcaagatcattgatgcttaACTGTAATTAACTAATGagctgttatctgttttcttttttaaattgacattgtAGTGAATCTGATTACTgttattatgaaacaaaatacccctaattttttattttactgttttttgttttcttatttaagattATTTAAAATGCTGTTATcggttttcaatattttaaacgtACTGCATTCTTCTTTATTGACCTGTTAATGGAAGCCCTCTTGTctccttttaagataagaaaatgtttttttgggATTACGATCCTTTTGCATTTCACCATAATACGGTGTAAAATATACAATACctatataaaaaattgatgtgGAATGTTTGTCAATGGACagatttcaaaacaaaatgtaatatagttcaatgaaaatggacgtcacactcaacttcatatgtattttttatttggtttacTTTTTGGTATATTAATATTCTAAAATTGCCTTGAATCCAATGTAGCGTGTGAACCAAGTTCACACATcgtttcaaaaacaatttgatgcgactgtcatacaagtgagaagtttagctagctataagaCCAGGTTTATTCCTacaattttctacatgagaaaatgtctgtaccaagtggcaagtcatgaatatgacaacTGTTTTCTacttgtttaatgtgtttgagctttttttgacatttgatatggggattttccaatttgaattttcctaggtGTTTAGTATTTTTGGGTTTTTTACTGTTTACTCCTCTGTATCATGATTCACAAATAAAACATCGCAAACaagaaatatattttcaaatacttaATTACCATTTTTACATGTTTCATTTCCTGAAATTTGATTAATtatgtttcatttcaaatttaacatgaaatttcttcTTTTTACAAACTAATGCAGTTTTCAACAAGTGTTAAACAGAAAACTATGTTAGATAGGATCGTTTATGAACAAGAAGATACTTCAACTTACCCAAAACTTTAAGACTGTGAGTATGTTACTATTCAAAACTGAAGAGGATAAAGAAGTCTTCAGTGGAAAACAGAAATTCATTCTTTTAACAACAAAACGTGATTAAGAAACAGATCTCCAGCTATATAATCAGGgcttgtatgtaaaaaaaaacgtgATTAAGAAGCAGGTCTCCAGCTGTATAATCAGGGCTTGTATGTAAAAAGCTACTTTGGATTGTTTTTCTTAGTCATGCTAGTAAGCACTTCATTTAAGGAAACTCCGACCTATTAGTGATATTTCGTTGgtttattgatttaaataaacGATCATTGTTATTTTCTAAAATCCACTTACCCACACATTGTCACGAGATAGCAAGGGGTAGTGATATAATTTCATGTTATTATTATATCTTAATCTCGTAAGTGTGTATACCAAAACATCCTCATAATTTCTATACGCATGGAATACATGCTAATTTCGTGTTATTCCTCTGTTGCGTACTTACAAGAACATAGAGCAACTACTCAGacttgtaaaacgtcaccagtgtctgagcagaaagttaatGAATCaggagtatgtcaaagaacgtcccgtctttttttctgaaagaaaGATCATCGGCAGGTACCAATACCTTGTTTATAAATAtctcgtatcaacttcacaaataatacatgatggtcttgaagtatagattcacCAACATCTATAAATGATCAAAACAATCTTTCGTACGGCTGCAAACATGCTATGAAAAAACATATAGCATACGGTAATTAGATAAAGGTTtatttcctcttatatttgagtgtgaattcacgatacttttctatcccaaatgcatgtatttagttttgatgttatatttgttattcccataagattttgtctaatgcttcgttcgtgtctgtgtgtgttacattttaatgttgtgtcgtcgttctcttatatttgatgcgtttccctcagttttagtttgtaaccaggatttttttttcaatccatttataagttttgaacagcggtatactactgttgcctttatttgacactTATGTAGTTgatgtatccaatacagtgatggaaaatCCAGTTCTCCATCGTTGGTTGAAATGTCGAAGAAACATACAGTTGTAGAAACATACAGTTGTTGTTGGTAAGTGTCGTAattatatgttgagtttccaagtgaattgtcaatacctactgtggattcattactattcgttggatatcaattttcgtggatttcctGGGTACAGAGgaataacaaatttaaatattcaactaattacaatttgtttttaaagaataaatGCAAACTTTACGAATATGCATGTTTATCGTAATTCGCGAAAATTGGTACAttttaccaacaaaaataaataatctaCAGTTATTTATTTATTCCGTAGTTCATGTAATTAGAGTTCCACATACacacgatgttgtttggggctttataaATGGGGACAATAACATATTTATCATagaggtaggacaagtgttttgcaacatttgggtctttgaAGATTGACTTAGCAATTGTTTATATAGACctattcagtttcttaattctgatttgtatcaacgacctcacagccttaatccattcggaaagaatATCTAAGTCTTCTCTTTTTCGTTTACTCATTGCCTGGCATAATGAATCAGTAATTTGAAGTTGTAATTTCAATTGATGGTATTGGCCGCCCAATTTTTGACCATTGGACAACACATTTCGCAGGGAAGAGTTATTAGTGGAGTGATCAAGCCAACAATTTTTCAACTTTAATGGACCACCCTACCTGCAGGCTAAATTATGATTTTTTGGAAAGAgaaatgtttattctttaatttttgcttgGTCGTAGAATTGAAATATGgtgcaattattttgtaaatgaggtcaaaggttagtgattgagATTTTCACTATAATaattgtcaatttatttcacaAGAGGTTATAAAAAgtctccaaaaaatatttgaattgttactaaacaagaaattcataatgaaataaactgttgcacttcattttcaacttaatttgaaaataatgaaaccaTAAAATGCACATTTTATAGGGAATTCAGACTAGCAACAAAATAGCAGATGGAACAACCGAATCTCAATTCATTTTGTTACATCGCATGTACTtctaaagatatatttctaaatttaacGGCATTTATAAAAAGTCGAAGTCAATTTGGATTTTGCTTTGATGTATATTTATtgccagtcacaaatatttcacaaggCAATTAAATCAAATGAGTTTAATGATAGACTAAAGTTTCAGCGTATATTCGAGCTCTATAAACTTTTTAGGTTTTATGTGCCTTTGCCTTGCAAAAGCACACATGAACCCCTTAGAAAGAGTGGTAGTATGgggtattttaacaaacaaagggCATGATAACTTTCGAAAACCTGACATCGGTCATCGTTTTCATCGTTGTCTTCTTCCAATATTGCTCGGTGAGTTAAATAATTTCTACAACCATCATACCCTTTACATGAACAAATATTGGTAGACACAGATTTCTGTTAGTTGCAATCACAGTTGTTATTGCAAGCTGTTTTCCCTTGTCCGTATACGTACAAACACGGTCTTGAAGGAAATCTACTGACATAGGACCCTTAAAGAAAACCGAGAGCAAATTGTGTTTACCCTCTTACAAATGTTCCAACCAGAGTCCTTGGAAAGTATGATTACTGGTTTAGCAATATGAGAGTTTATCGAAACTTGCGTTTGAAACATTGCACGTGGGATGTGCTGTAAAAACGTGTTTTCACATGGGGGGATTTTCACAAGAATGGCATCCTTTATGGCGGCAAACTCCACCCTTAGCTTGTTTAGATCATTTGAAGATACATGAACTTTCCCTTCGGATCATACAATGAGGCGATAAATGCACTTCCAATGTTAACGGCGATTCCTAATCTCCCGTTTGAAAACTTATCGGATTTAGCacaactttaaggaatttttgttctcaacgctcttcaactttatacttgtttggcttttctaactattttgatctgagcgtcactgatgagtcttatgtagacgaaacacgcgcgtctggcgtatcaagtTATAAGCCTGGTTCCTTCGAAAACTATCATCATAACTTGGAAGATTGAAAGAAGAGCAAATT
Above is a window of Mytilus galloprovincialis chromosome 7, xbMytGall1.hap1.1, whole genome shotgun sequence DNA encoding:
- the LOC143082787 gene encoding fatty acid-binding protein, liver-like, whose translation is MAQFVGKWKTINSTRKNYEEYCSSSGIPKDLIDKYRDVVTVMDMKQDGDKWLITYDTGLGPPQSFTFILGQELVTKDLEGKGVKATATLSEDGIWTDKTSHEIMGYKETITTKRVEGNKMIASTTCGGVTMTYELEKQ